From a region of the Anomalospiza imberbis isolate Cuckoo-Finch-1a 21T00152 chromosome 3, ASM3175350v1, whole genome shotgun sequence genome:
- the POU3F2 gene encoding POU domain, class 3, transcription factor 2 has protein sequence MATAASNHYSLLASGSPMVHAEPPGGMQPGGGYRDAGALVQADYALQSNGHPLSHAHQWIAALSHGGPGGGGGGGGGGGGGGGGGGEAPWSAGALGQPDIKPAVVQAGGRGDELPPPPQHPPPGRAPHLVHHGGGGGGHHAAAAAAAAAAAWRAGGAAHLPPGMAAANGAQAGLLYSQPPGFTVNGMLGAGQPGLHHHGLRDAHEEPPPGPPHHGPEHPPPPHGPHPGAAGPAPSAAAAAPPGPPPHHDPHSDEDTPTSDDLEQFAKQFKQRRIKLGFTQADVGLALGTLYGNVFSQTTICRFEALQLSFKNMCKLKPLLNKWLEEADSSSGSPTSIDKIAAQGRKRKKRTSIEVSVKGALESHFLKCPKPSAQEITSLADSLQLEKEVVRVWFCNRRQKEKRMTPPGGTLPGAEDVYGASRDTPPHHGVQTPVQ, from the coding sequence ATGGCGACCGCAGCCTCCAACCACTACAGCCTGCTCGCCTCCGGCTCCCCCATGGTGCACGCCGAGCCGCCCGGCGGCATGCAGCCCGGCGGCGGCTACCGCGACGCCGGCGCCCTGGTGCAGGCGGACTACGCGCTGCAGAGCAACGGGCACCCGCTGAGCCACGCTCACCAGTGGATCGCGGCGCTGTCCCACGGCGGCcccggcggtggcggcggcggcggcggcggcgggggcggaggcggcggcggcggcggcgaggcGCCCTGGTCGGCGGGCGCGCTGGGCCAGCCCGACATCAAGCCGGCGGTGGTGCAggcgggcgggcgcggcgacgagctgccgccgccgccgcagcacCCGCCGCCGGGGCGGGCGCCGCACCTGGTGCAccacggcggcggcggcggagggcaccacgcggcggcggcggcggcggcggcggcagcggcgtggcgggcgggcggcgcggcgcaCCTGCCGCCCGGCATGGCCGCGGCCAACGGCGCGCAGGCGGGGCTGCTCTACTCGCAGCCGCCCGGCTTCACCGTCAACGGGATGCTGGGCGCCGGGCAGCCGGGGCTGCACCACCACGGCCTGCGCGACGCCCACGAGgagccgccgccggggccgccgcaCCACGGCCCCGAGCACCCGCCGCCGCCCCACGGCCCCCACCCcggggcggccgggccggcaccgtccgccgccgccgccgcgccccccGGGCCGCCGCCGCACCACGACCCGCACTCCGACGAGGACACGCCGACCTCGGACGACCTGGAGCAGTTCGCCAAGCAGTTCAAGCAGCGGCGCATCAAACTGGGATTTACCCAAGCGGACGTGGGGCTGGCGCTGGGCACCCTCTACGGCAACGTCTTCTCGCAGACCACCATCTGCCGCTTCGAGgccctgcagctcagcttcaAGAACATGTGCAAGCTGAAGCCTTTGTTGAACAAGTGGTTGGAGGAGGCGGACTCCTCCTCGGGCAGCCCCACCAGCATAGACAAGATCGCGGCGCAGGGCCGCAAGCGGAAAAAGCGCACCTCCATCGAGGTGAGCGTCAAGGGCGCGCTGGAGAGCCACTTCCTCAAGTGCCCCAAGCCCTCCGCCCAGGAGATCACCTCGCTCGCGGACAGCCTAcagctggagaaggaggtggTGAGAGTGTGGTTTTGTAACAGGAGACAGAAAGAGAAGCGCATGACTCCCCCGGGAGGGACGCTGCCGGGCGCCGAGGACGTGTACGGGGCCAGCAGGGACACGCCGCCGCACCACGGGGTGCAGACCCCCGTGCAGTGA